The Chloroflexota bacterium genome includes a region encoding these proteins:
- the istB gene encoding IS21-like element helper ATPase IstB — translation MLNQQTMSILHSLKLYGLARGFEERLADPKQASLSHAEFVGLLVQDEKTHRDNLRLRRLLKKARLRQEAALEDIDYGASRGLSRQVILELANPQWVAAHRSVLISGPTGIGKSFIACALGNAAARAGYTVLYMRAPRLFETLQQSRGDGSHLKALAKLSRVQLLIIDDFLLTTLADWEQRDLLEIIEDRYQLGATVIASQCPIGDWHPNIGDPTLADAICDRLLHNAYRIELRGDSMRTRPANTSENGGKGAVANDGKLS, via the coding sequence ATGCTTAATCAGCAGACTATGTCTATCCTGCACTCGCTCAAGCTATATGGTCTGGCCAGAGGCTTTGAGGAGAGGCTGGCCGACCCAAAACAGGCGTCTCTCTCCCATGCCGAGTTTGTGGGACTGCTGGTGCAGGATGAGAAGACCCATCGCGACAACCTGAGGCTCAGAAGATTGCTGAAAAAGGCCAGGCTGCGCCAGGAAGCTGCCCTGGAAGACATTGATTACGGGGCTTCGCGTGGCTTAAGCCGGCAGGTAATCCTGGAACTGGCCAATCCCCAGTGGGTCGCCGCCCACCGTAGTGTCCTTATCAGCGGACCCACCGGAATCGGTAAATCCTTTATCGCCTGTGCCCTGGGTAACGCCGCCGCCCGTGCCGGTTATACGGTGCTTTATATGCGGGCTCCACGGCTGTTTGAAACCCTCCAGCAGTCCCGCGGAGACGGCTCCCATCTCAAGGCGCTGGCTAAGCTGAGCCGGGTGCAACTCTTGATTATCGATGACTTCCTGCTCACCACACTGGCGGACTGGGAACAGCGAGACCTGCTGGAGATAATCGAGGACCGCTATCAATTGGGAGCTACCGTTATCGCCAGCCAGTGTCCCATCGGTGACTGGCATCCGAATATCGGCGACCCAACCCTGGCCGATGCCATCTGTGACCGGCTGCTGCACAACGCCTACCGGATAGAGCTTAGAGGCGATTCCATGCGCACCAGACCCGCCAACACATCGGAAAACGGAGGAAAGGGGGCAGTTGCTAATGACGGTAAACTGAGTTAG
- the istA gene encoding IS21 family transposase, producing MANRRLPMRKIKEVLRLKYDCNLSDREISRSCQVSRSTVADYLMKARAAGISWPEVLALTDTQIEESLFPIRRIPSSVKRPTPDYEYIYNQLRTYRKFNLTLVQLWLEYKEKHPDGYQYSQFCDLYRRWRGKLDCVMRQEHRAGEKAFIDYSDGLSILDLATGELILTQLFLTVWGASNYTYAEATLSQTLPEWIGSHRRSLEYFGCVPRVLVPDNLKSGVSKACKYEPELNPTYADMAEHYGCAVLPARPRRARDKAKVEAGVLIAKRWILAVLRKRTFYSLAELNAAIRECLERLNNRPMRRLKKSRRELFETVDRPNALPLPARPYEYAEWYKSRVNVDYHIEVDHHYYSVPFQLLREKVDVRLTATTLEVFHKGGRVAAHARSYVRGGYTTVKEHMPPEHRSYAEWSPSRFIHWAGKTGAATAQLVEKILSTRPYPEQGYRACLGIIRLGRHYEPERVEAAAERALQFNACSYRSMKAILAAGLDRQQDNGERPVQMSLPLHQNIRGREYYQ from the coding sequence ATGGCGAACAGGAGGTTACCCATGCGCAAGATCAAAGAAGTCCTGCGCCTAAAGTATGATTGTAATTTAAGCGATCGAGAGATATCTCGAAGCTGCCAGGTCTCACGGAGCACGGTAGCCGATTATCTCATGAAGGCCAGGGCAGCCGGGATTAGCTGGCCGGAAGTCTTGGCACTCACCGACACCCAGATTGAGGAGAGTCTCTTTCCCATCCGGCGCATTCCCAGTTCGGTCAAGCGCCCAACGCCGGACTATGAATATATCTACAACCAGCTGCGTACCTATCGTAAATTCAACCTGACTCTGGTCCAATTGTGGCTGGAGTATAAGGAAAAGCATCCGGACGGCTACCAGTATTCCCAGTTCTGCGACCTTTACCGGCGCTGGCGGGGCAAGCTGGATTGCGTTATGCGCCAGGAGCATCGGGCCGGGGAAAAGGCCTTCATCGATTACTCCGATGGCTTATCCATCCTTGACCTGGCTACCGGCGAGCTGATTCTTACCCAGCTATTCCTGACGGTCTGGGGCGCCTCCAACTATACCTACGCCGAAGCAACTCTATCCCAGACCCTGCCGGAATGGATTGGCTCCCACAGACGGTCTCTTGAGTATTTCGGCTGTGTCCCCAGGGTCCTGGTGCCGGACAATCTCAAAAGCGGCGTCAGCAAAGCCTGCAAATACGAGCCGGAGTTAAATCCTACCTATGCCGACATGGCCGAGCATTATGGCTGCGCCGTGCTGCCGGCTCGCCCTCGCCGTGCCCGCGACAAGGCGAAGGTGGAGGCCGGAGTACTAATTGCCAAACGATGGATACTGGCGGTATTACGAAAGCGCACCTTCTACAGTCTGGCGGAGCTTAATGCCGCCATCCGGGAGTGCCTGGAGCGTCTCAATAACCGTCCCATGCGGCGGCTGAAGAAATCGCGCCGGGAGCTGTTTGAGACGGTAGACCGTCCCAATGCTCTGCCTTTGCCGGCGAGACCTTACGAATATGCCGAGTGGTATAAGTCCAGGGTAAATGTCGACTATCACATCGAAGTGGATCACCATTACTACAGCGTCCCTTTCCAGCTCTTGCGTGAGAAAGTGGACGTAAGGCTGACCGCCACCACCCTGGAGGTCTTTCACAAAGGGGGAAGAGTGGCGGCTCATGCCAGATCCTATGTCCGCGGCGGCTATACCACTGTAAAGGAGCACATGCCTCCGGAGCACCGCAGCTACGCCGAGTGGAGTCCATCTCGCTTCATCCATTGGGCCGGCAAAACTGGAGCCGCCACTGCCCAATTGGTCGAAAAGATACTTTCCACCCGTCCCTATCCGGAGCAGGGCTACCGCGCTTGCCTGGGTATTATCCGCCTGGGACGTCACTACGAGCCGGAGCGTGTCGAAGCGGCGGCCGAGCGGGCTCTTCAGTTTAATGCCTGTTCTTACCGCTCGATGAAGGCCATCCTGGCCGCCGGCCTGGACCGGCAGCAAGATAACGGGGAACGCCCCGTCCAAATGAGCCTGCCATTACATCAAAATATCCGGGGAAGAGAATACTATCAATGA